In Streptomyces sp. SID8374, one genomic interval encodes:
- a CDS encoding peptidase — MTCALCSVPVHTQFATPELVGAIVEGGLDPVEDPGWAESGAGSREEYARWAGHLCGMTCLRMALGSDAPSLFELRDGALKYGAYTEDVDGVIRGLVYAPFAEYVSEVYGREATVHRHLEVDGIPALLDAGRTVLASVHYGIRHPELPAPGRGGHLVLVTARTADGSGLHFHNPSGTDAGTRSAVLPLTEFERFFAGRGVSLV, encoded by the coding sequence GTGACCTGTGCCCTCTGCTCCGTCCCCGTCCACACCCAGTTCGCCACGCCGGAGCTGGTGGGGGCGATCGTAGAGGGCGGGCTGGATCCGGTCGAGGACCCGGGCTGGGCGGAGTCGGGGGCGGGTTCGCGCGAGGAGTACGCGCGCTGGGCGGGTCATCTGTGCGGTATGACCTGCCTGCGCATGGCGCTGGGCTCCGACGCGCCCTCGCTGTTCGAACTGCGGGACGGGGCGCTGAAGTACGGGGCGTACACGGAGGACGTGGACGGGGTGATCCGGGGCCTGGTCTACGCGCCCTTCGCGGAGTACGTCAGCGAGGTGTACGGGCGCGAGGCCACGGTCCACCGGCACCTGGAGGTGGACGGGATCCCCGCACTGCTGGACGCGGGCCGGACGGTGCTGGCCTCCGTCCACTACGGGATCCGGCATCCGGAGCTGCCTGCTCCGGGGCGGGGCGGACATCTGGTGCTGGTGACGGCACGGACGGCCGACGGGTCCGGTCTGCACTTCCACAACCCGTCGGGGACGGATGCCGGGACGCGGTCGGCCGTGCTGCCGCTGACGGAGTTCGAGCGCTTCTTCGCGGGGCGGGGCGTCTCGCTGGTGTGA
- a CDS encoding SWIM zinc finger family protein, translated as MSPHMSPRSTPGSPSRPAPGPASRPAPRSAPRARPGPDDLRRTFEAVPARTSQEGEPFADSWWGRAWVAALESLSMDGARLARGRAYADEGKVAAITVTPGRVVAYVHGSRARPYRAELRLRTFADTGWDTLLDAVAAHPGHLSALLAKEMPHSLADTAREADVRLLPGDDLDPSCTCPDHGRPCKHVAALCYQTARLLDSDPFVLLLMRGRGERELLDELGRRNAVHTARERPAAPAVPSVPAAEALADRYLPPLPAPLPVPPYPGQPPSYPDLPGARDPLGLDHLATDAATRAHALLTTGRDPLAGLTPWQDAVRIAASRPTAGLTATTRALYRELAHATGRNTTDLARAVAAWRQGGAEGLTVLETPWDPPAGPFDRARPLLAAADFPRFTPWRNHLTHPAGTFQLRFGHDARWYGYESDPGADDWWPRATPDPDPVAALEALLAGDTDTAALDETDPSYVR; from the coding sequence ATGAGCCCGCACATGAGCCCCCGGTCGACACCCGGTTCGCCGTCCCGTCCGGCACCCGGTCCGGCCTCGCGCCCCGCCCCGCGTTCGGCCCCCCGCGCCCGCCCCGGTCCCGACGATCTGCGGCGCACCTTCGAAGCGGTGCCCGCCCGCACCTCGCAGGAGGGCGAGCCCTTCGCCGACAGCTGGTGGGGCCGCGCCTGGGTGGCCGCGCTGGAGTCGCTGTCGATGGACGGGGCCCGGCTCGCCCGCGGCCGCGCGTACGCCGACGAGGGCAAGGTCGCCGCGATCACCGTCACCCCCGGCCGCGTGGTCGCCTATGTGCACGGCAGCCGCGCCCGCCCCTACCGCGCCGAGCTGCGGCTGCGCACCTTCGCCGACACCGGCTGGGACACCCTCCTCGACGCGGTCGCCGCCCACCCCGGCCATCTCTCCGCCCTGCTGGCGAAGGAGATGCCGCACTCCCTGGCCGACACCGCGCGGGAGGCGGACGTCCGGCTGCTGCCCGGCGACGACCTGGACCCGAGCTGTACGTGCCCCGACCACGGCCGGCCCTGCAAGCATGTCGCCGCCCTCTGCTACCAGACCGCACGGCTGCTGGACAGCGACCCGTTCGTCCTGCTGCTGATGCGGGGCCGGGGCGAGCGCGAGCTGCTGGACGAGCTGGGCCGCCGCAACGCCGTCCACACCGCCCGCGAGCGCCCCGCCGCCCCCGCTGTCCCGTCGGTCCCGGCGGCGGAAGCCCTCGCGGACCGCTACCTGCCGCCGCTCCCGGCGCCCCTCCCCGTACCGCCGTATCCGGGCCAGCCGCCGTCCTACCCGGACCTGCCGGGTGCGCGCGATCCGCTGGGCCTGGACCACCTCGCCACCGACGCCGCCACCCGCGCCCACGCCCTGCTGACGACGGGCCGCGATCCGCTCGCCGGGCTCACCCCCTGGCAGGACGCGGTCCGGATCGCCGCCTCCCGCCCGACCGCCGGGCTCACCGCCACCACCCGCGCGCTCTACCGCGAGCTGGCCCACGCCACCGGCCGCAACACCACCGACCTGGCCCGTGCGGTGGCGGCCTGGCGGCAGGGCGGCGCCGAGGGGCTCACGGTCCTGGAGACGCCCTGGGACCCTCCGGCGGGACCTTTCGACCGGGCCAGGCCCCTGCTGGCCGCCGCCGACTTCCCGCGCTTCACGCCCTGGCGCAACCACCTCACCCACCCGGCCGGCACGTTCCAGCTCCGCTTCGGCCACGACGCCCGCTGGTACGGCTACGAGTCCGACCCCGGCGCCGACGACTGGTGGCCCCGCGCCACCCCGGACCCCGACCCGGTCGCCGCGCTCGAAGCCCTGCTGGCCGGCGACACGGACACGGCGGCCCTTGACGAAACCGACCCGTCGTACGTCCGGTGA
- a CDS encoding DEAD/DEAH box helicase — MAAQEARDAHDPRGGASHTADVGRLLRCAAVFLPGPVPRDGHIAFWDPHAVADAATRDGSSFAYADDAYADDRAPADTVPYSASQLTVVRPDGPPGRGKPGVRSVEVPAALLPVADALPVLVRARHQASAHPATRCWGAAALHALHLVARGRLLPGLTADGHDAWRAGPRDAEDVAHLRATAAAMPVEGYATPLPEQAPPRLPDPEALIGSFLDAVADTLPRTPAAAFAMGAPFAAREPQHLPHAATWAVEVASGLDAGVRVSLRLDLSAYELFDTADTYAVTAAGEDADQNGSERPAHPGRAAHPDDPAVRHAAAAVVQVHSLADPTYVVDAAALWHGAAGEPFGPRARVDAVLALRRAARVWAPLERLLDQPAPDVLAITEDELYELLSDAGARLAAAGVEVHWPRELARSLTAAAVVRPAPGSATDGTSFFDAEQLFAFNWQLSLGDERLTEAEMDTLAEAHRPVVRLRDQWVVVDPALVRKARKRELGLLDPVDALAVALTGSAEVDGEQVEAVPAGALAALRTRILADDTPIAPPPGLDATLRDYQLRGLAWLDRMTSLGLGGCLADDMGLGKTITLIALHLHRAQQAPTLVVCPASLLGNWHREINRFAPGVPVRRFHGTDRTLGEPDGGFVLTTYGTMRSSAPQLAAHTWGLVVADEAQHVKNPHSSTAKALRTIPAPARVALTGTPVENNLSELWALLDWTTPGLLGPLKAFRARHARIVENTGTAAGLGNEEAVERLARLVRPFLLRRKKSDPGIAPELPPKTETDHPVSLTREQATLYEAAVRETMAQIEGAEGIARRGLVMKLLAALKQICNHPAQYLKEEPTRLTGRSGKLALLDELLDTILSEDSSVLIFTQYVTMAKLLSAHLASRAIPSQLLHGGTPVPERERMVDRFQSAEVPVFLLSLKAAGTGLNLTRAAHVIHYDRWWNPAVEEQATDRAYRIGQTQPVQVHRLIAEGTVEDRIAELLESKRALADAVLSTGETALTELSDRDLADLVSLRRPA, encoded by the coding sequence ATGGCAGCACAAGAGGCTCGGGACGCACACGACCCGCGCGGTGGCGCGTCGCACACCGCGGACGTCGGCCGCCTGCTGCGCTGCGCCGCGGTCTTCCTGCCCGGCCCGGTCCCGCGCGACGGCCACATCGCCTTCTGGGACCCGCACGCGGTCGCCGACGCGGCCACGCGGGACGGGTCCTCCTTCGCCTACGCGGACGACGCCTACGCCGACGACCGGGCCCCGGCCGACACCGTGCCGTACAGCGCGTCCCAGCTCACCGTCGTCCGGCCGGACGGGCCCCCGGGCCGGGGCAAGCCCGGGGTCCGGAGCGTCGAGGTGCCCGCCGCGCTGCTCCCCGTGGCCGACGCGCTCCCCGTCCTCGTCCGCGCCCGGCACCAGGCGTCCGCCCACCCCGCCACCCGCTGCTGGGGCGCGGCCGCGCTCCACGCGCTCCACCTGGTCGCGCGCGGCAGGCTGCTGCCCGGACTCACGGCGGACGGCCACGACGCCTGGCGGGCGGGCCCGCGCGACGCCGAGGACGTCGCGCATCTGCGGGCCACCGCCGCCGCGATGCCCGTCGAGGGGTACGCGACACCGCTCCCGGAGCAGGCCCCGCCCCGGCTCCCCGACCCGGAGGCGCTGATCGGGTCCTTCCTGGACGCCGTCGCCGACACGCTCCCGCGCACCCCCGCCGCCGCCTTCGCGATGGGCGCGCCCTTCGCCGCCCGGGAGCCGCAGCACCTGCCGCACGCCGCCACCTGGGCCGTCGAGGTGGCCTCAGGCCTGGACGCGGGGGTACGGGTCTCCCTCCGCCTGGACCTCTCCGCCTACGAGCTGTTCGACACCGCCGACACCTACGCCGTCACGGCCGCCGGGGAGGACGCCGACCAGAACGGTTCGGAGCGCCCGGCGCACCCGGGCCGCGCGGCGCACCCGGACGATCCGGCGGTCCGCCACGCCGCCGCGGCCGTCGTGCAGGTGCACAGCCTCGCCGACCCGACGTATGTGGTCGACGCGGCCGCCCTCTGGCACGGCGCGGCGGGTGAGCCGTTCGGGCCGCGCGCCCGGGTCGACGCGGTGCTGGCGCTGCGCCGGGCCGCCCGGGTCTGGGCCCCGCTGGAACGGCTGCTGGACCAGCCCGCCCCCGATGTGCTCGCGATCACCGAGGACGAGCTGTACGAGCTGCTGAGCGACGCGGGGGCCCGGCTGGCGGCCGCCGGGGTCGAGGTGCACTGGCCCCGCGAGCTGGCCCGCTCGCTCACCGCCGCCGCCGTCGTGCGGCCCGCACCCGGATCGGCCACCGACGGCACCTCGTTCTTCGACGCCGAGCAGCTGTTCGCCTTCAACTGGCAGCTCTCCCTGGGCGACGAGCGGCTGACCGAAGCGGAGATGGACACCCTCGCCGAGGCCCACCGCCCGGTGGTGCGGCTGCGCGACCAGTGGGTGGTCGTCGACCCCGCCCTCGTACGGAAGGCGCGCAAGCGGGAGCTGGGGCTGCTGGACCCGGTGGACGCGCTGGCCGTCGCCCTCACCGGGTCCGCCGAGGTGGACGGGGAGCAGGTCGAGGCCGTCCCCGCCGGAGCCCTCGCCGCACTCCGTACGCGGATCCTCGCCGACGACACCCCCATCGCCCCGCCGCCCGGCCTCGACGCGACCCTGCGCGACTACCAACTGCGCGGCCTGGCCTGGCTGGACCGGATGACCTCGCTCGGGCTCGGCGGCTGCCTCGCCGACGACATGGGCCTCGGCAAGACGATCACCCTGATCGCCCTCCACCTGCACCGCGCGCAGCAGGCCCCCACCCTGGTCGTCTGCCCCGCCTCCCTCCTCGGCAACTGGCACCGGGAGATCAACCGCTTCGCCCCCGGCGTCCCGGTCCGCCGCTTCCACGGCACCGACCGGACCCTGGGCGAGCCGGACGGGGGCTTCGTCCTCACCACGTACGGCACCATGCGCTCCAGCGCGCCCCAACTCGCCGCGCACACCTGGGGTCTGGTCGTCGCCGACGAGGCGCAGCACGTCAAGAACCCGCACTCCTCCACCGCGAAGGCCCTGCGCACCATCCCCGCCCCGGCCAGGGTCGCCCTGACCGGCACCCCCGTGGAGAACAACCTCTCTGAGCTCTGGGCCCTCCTCGACTGGACGACCCCCGGACTGCTCGGCCCGCTCAAGGCGTTCCGGGCCCGGCACGCCCGGATCGTGGAGAACACCGGCACGGCCGCGGGCCTGGGCAACGAGGAGGCCGTCGAGCGGCTCGCCCGGCTGGTCCGCCCCTTCCTGCTCCGCCGCAAGAAGTCCGATCCCGGCATCGCCCCCGAGCTGCCGCCCAAGACGGAGACCGACCACCCCGTCTCCCTCACCCGGGAGCAGGCCACGCTCTACGAGGCGGCCGTGCGCGAGACGATGGCGCAGATCGAAGGGGCCGAGGGCATCGCCCGGCGCGGGCTGGTGATGAAGCTGCTGGCCGCGCTCAAGCAGATCTGCAACCACCCGGCGCAGTATCTGAAGGAGGAGCCCACCCGGCTCACCGGCCGCTCCGGCAAGCTCGCCCTGCTGGACGAGCTGCTGGACACGATCCTCTCCGAGGACAGCTCGGTCCTGATCTTCACCCAGTACGTGACGATGGCCAAGCTCCTCTCCGCGCACCTGGCCTCCCGGGCCATCCCCTCGCAGCTCCTCCACGGCGGTACGCCGGTGCCCGAGCGGGAGCGGATGGTGGACCGCTTCCAGTCCGCCGAGGTCCCCGTCTTCCTGCTCTCCCTCAAGGCCGCCGGGACCGGGCTGAACCTCACCCGGGCCGCCCATGTCATCCACTACGACCGCTGGTGGAACCCGGCCGTGGAGGAGCAGGCCACCGACCGGGCGTACCGCATCGGCCAGACCCAGCCCGTGCAGGTCCACCGCCTCATCGCCGAGGGCACGGTGGAGGACCGGATCGCCGAGCTGCTGGAGTCCAAGCGCGCCCTCGCCGACGCGGTCCTCTCCACGGGCGAGACCGCCCTCACCGAGCTGAGCGACCGCGATCTCGCCGACCTCGTCTCGCTGCGGAGGCCCGCATGA
- a CDS encoding class I SAM-dependent methyltransferase: MGESPVREGYAGTGPGAITPDGCAVELYRRLAVGDEPDVIASVAPAGASILELGCGAGRVTHPLVDRGFTVTAVDESAQMLAQIVGARTVRSPIETLDLGEERFDVVLLGSFLVHAGEHRVRGGMLRVCRKQVKDDGIVLIQREGVAHRSELPWERVDASGCRIRIVSAEPVGDGVRSVRAEYDFGDARWTQTFLSRELSEEQLAGHLAAAGLAVDRTLTDDGTWLLARPAHSTA, encoded by the coding sequence ATGGGTGAATCACCGGTACGCGAGGGGTATGCGGGGACGGGCCCGGGAGCCATCACTCCGGACGGGTGCGCCGTGGAGCTCTACCGGCGGCTGGCCGTCGGCGACGAGCCCGATGTGATCGCGTCGGTGGCCCCCGCCGGTGCGAGCATTCTCGAACTGGGCTGCGGGGCGGGCCGGGTGACGCACCCCCTCGTCGACCGGGGCTTCACCGTGACGGCGGTGGACGAGTCGGCCCAGATGCTGGCGCAGATCGTCGGCGCGCGCACGGTCCGCAGCCCCATCGAGACGCTGGACCTCGGCGAGGAGCGCTTCGACGTCGTGCTGCTCGGCTCGTTCCTGGTCCACGCGGGCGAGCACCGGGTGCGGGGCGGCATGCTCCGCGTCTGCCGCAAGCAGGTGAAGGACGACGGGATCGTCCTCATCCAGCGCGAGGGCGTCGCCCACCGCTCCGAGCTGCCGTGGGAGCGGGTCGACGCGTCCGGCTGCCGCATCCGTATCGTCTCCGCGGAGCCGGTGGGGGACGGGGTGCGCTCGGTGCGCGCGGAGTACGACTTCGGTGACGCCCGGTGGACGCAGACGTTCCTGTCGCGGGAGCTGTCCGAGGAGCAGCTCGCCGGACACCTGGCGGCGGCGGGCCTGGCGGTGGACCGCACCCTCACCGACGACGGCACCTGGCTGCTGGCCCGCCCCGCGCACTCAACGGCGTAA
- a CDS encoding DUF6343 family protein has translation MLEGEVIVMRTGSEPATARSPLRMRLWLSLWGTLWALFGLVAFSLVGRPGWAVACAVLLALTLLDLCVVTYRMRQGAHFQPGRDVPPYEPDRGGRPRWRRPDPQDRTKPP, from the coding sequence ATGCTGGAGGGTGAGGTGATCGTCATGCGTACCGGCAGTGAGCCCGCGACCGCCCGCAGTCCGCTGCGGATGCGGCTCTGGCTGAGCCTGTGGGGGACGCTCTGGGCGCTCTTCGGTCTGGTGGCGTTCTCCCTGGTGGGGCGGCCGGGGTGGGCGGTGGCCTGCGCGGTGCTGCTGGCCCTCACACTCCTGGACCTCTGCGTGGTCACGTACCGGATGCGCCAGGGCGCGCACTTCCAGCCGGGCCGGGACGTGCCCCCGTACGAACCCGACCGGGGCGGGCGCCCCCGGTGGCGCAGGCCGGACCCGCAGGACCGTACGAAACCGCCGTGA
- a CDS encoding tetratricopeptide repeat protein, with product MPESNPETHVIDFRAAEQLLDARDPRGAVKLLDSVIAAHPENTAARLLRARAFFAAAQLRPAELEFELVLEREPDNAFAHYALARTFERAGRPEQAMRHFRLAAALDPKPEYLKAARFDAGD from the coding sequence CGTGCGGCCGAGCAACTGCTGGACGCCCGGGACCCCCGGGGCGCGGTCAAACTCCTCGACTCGGTGATCGCCGCCCACCCGGAGAACACCGCCGCCCGGCTGCTGCGGGCTCGCGCCTTCTTCGCCGCTGCCCAACTGCGCCCGGCCGAGCTGGAGTTCGAGCTGGTGCTGGAGCGTGAGCCGGACAACGCGTTCGCCCACTACGCCCTGGCCCGCACCTTCGAGCGGGCGGGCCGCCCGGAACAGGCCATGCGCCACTTCCGGCTCGCGGCGGCGCTGGACCCGAAGCCGGAGTACCTGAAAGCGGCCAGGTTCGACGCGGGGGACTGA